The Oncorhynchus tshawytscha isolate Ot180627B linkage group LG05, Otsh_v2.0, whole genome shotgun sequence genome includes a window with the following:
- the LOC112251100 gene encoding proteasome subunit beta type-5, translated as MALASVLQSESVDFSNYGRQRHGFASGLYEAELGLESVGGDRLSFALSTSCSNGDGPDRKIEFLHGTTTLAFKFQHGVIVAVDSRATAGSYIASQTVKKVIEINPYLLGTMAGGAADCSFWERLLARQCRVYELRNKERISVAAASKLLANMVYQYKGMGLSMGTMVCGWDKTGPGLYYVDSEGNRVCGDLFAVGSGSMYAYGIVDSGLKQKDLTVEEACDLGRRAIYQATYRDAYSGGQVNLYHVHSEGWTRVSQSDVLMLHQQYQAEKA; from the exons ATGGCGCTTGCTAGTGTGTTGCAGAGTGAGTCAGTAGATTTTTCCAACTATGGTCGCCAGCGTCATGGCTTCGCCAGTGGTTTGTATGAAGCAGAGTTGGGTTTGGAGTCTGTTGGAGGAGATCGACTCTCTTTCGCTCTGAGCACCTCGTGCTCTAACGGAGATGGACCAGATAGAAAGATTGAATTCCTTCATGGCACAACCACATTAGCCTTCAAA TTCCAGCATGGTGTCATTGTGGCTGTGGACTCCAGAGCCACAGCTGGCTCCTACATCGCCTCCCAGACAGTGAAGAAGGTAATAGAGATCAACCCCTACCTGCTGGGCACCATGGCTGGAGGTGCAGCTGACTGCAGTTTCTGGGAGCGTTTGCTGGCCCGCCAGTGCCGCGTCTACGAGCTCCGCAACAAGGAACGCATCTCAGTGGCAGCCGCCTCAAAACTGCTGGCCAACATGGTGTACCAGTACAAAGGCATGGGCCTTAGCATGGGAACCATGGTATGTGGCTGGGACAAGACTGGACCAG GTCTCTACTACGTCGACTCTGAGGGGAACCGTGTGTGTGGGGACCTGTTTGCAGTGGGCTCTGGCTCCATGTACGCATATGGCATCGTGGACAGCGGTCTGAAGCAGAAGGACCTGACAGTGGAGGAGGCCTGTGATCTGGGTCGCAGGGCTATCTATCAGGCCACATACCGTGATGCCTACAGTGGAGGACAGGTCAACCTCTACCACGTCCACAGTGAGGGCTGGACCAGAGTGTCCCAGTCAGATGTCCTAATGCTGCACCAACAGTACCAGGCAGAGAAGGCATAG
- the LOC112251589 gene encoding proteasome subunit beta type-11-like translates to MSHGTTTLAFMFQGGVIAAADTRSSCNGLVACPASQKILPVHSHLVGTTSGTSADCALWKRILARELRLYQLRHGRRLSTAGAAKLLAHMLHPFKGTELCVAATLCGWDGVLSGPSLYYVCSDGTRLQGALFSVGSGSPYAYSVLDGGVRWGLTVEEAISLAREAVYRATHRDAYSGNCVDVYHITSHGWTRRDREELREEYYREKERERVKVKERREKQEGVEDGQSSGRNK, encoded by the exons ATGTCTCATGGCACCACCACCCTGGCCTTCATGTTCCAGGGGGGAGTGATAGCTGCAGCAGACACACGGTCCAGCTGCAATGGGCTGGTTGCCTGCCCAGCCTCGCAGAAGATCCTGCCTGTCCACTCCCACTTGGTGGGCACCACCTCGGGCACATCTGCCGACTGTGCCCTATGGAAGAGGATACTGGCTCGGGAGCTCCGGCTTTACCAGCTCCGCCATGGCAGAAGGCTGTCAACAGCTGGCGCTGCCAAGCTACTAGCCCACATGCTGCACCCGTTTAAGGGCACTGAGCTGTGTGTGGCAGCCACTCTGTGTGGTTGGGACGGAG TGCTCTCTGGCCCCAGCTTGTACTACGTCTGCAGTGACGGGACTCGCCTGCAGGGAGCGCTGTTCTCTGTGGGCTCTGGCTCGCCCTATGCCTACTCTGTGCTGGACGGAGGGGTACGGTGGGGGCTGACGGTGGAGGAGGCCATCTCACTGGCCAGAGAGGCTGTGTACAGGGCCACACACAGGGATGCATACTCTGGGAACTGTGTGGATGTGTACCATATCACCTCACATGGGTGGActcggagggacagagaggaattgagagaggagtattacagagagaaggagagagaaagagtgaaggtgaaggaaaggagggagaaacaggaagGAGTGGAAGATGGGCAGAGCAGTGGTAGAAATAAGTGA